A single region of the bacterium genome encodes:
- a CDS encoding inositol-3-phosphate synthase yields MPKIRVAIVGVGCCASSLLQGVQFYRNAEEDGFVPGLMHVRLGQYHVGDLEFSAAFDVDINKVGKDLGEAIFTPINNTIKFSDVPKLGVTVQRGPTLDGLGKYYREVVTEAPGKPVDVAQVLKDTRTDVLINYLPVGSEEATKFYMAEALKAGVGVVNCMPVFIASNPGWAKKFEQAGLPILGDDIKAQVGATIIHRVLAKLFSDRGVTLDHTSQLNFGGNMDFKNMLERERLESKKISKTGSVVSQLSHPIDPKDIYIGPSDYVPWLNDRKWAHIRLEGREFGNIPVSVELKLEVWDSPNSAGVAIDAIRCCKLALDSKLAGAQEGPSSYFFKTPPVQYSDAEAYELVEQFIAKYAKPGVPVKTI; encoded by the coding sequence ATGCCGAAGATCCGAGTGGCCATCGTGGGCGTGGGGTGCTGCGCCTCTTCCCTGTTACAGGGCGTCCAGTTCTACCGCAATGCCGAGGAAGACGGGTTCGTCCCGGGCCTCATGCACGTGCGCTTGGGCCAATACCATGTGGGCGACCTCGAGTTCTCCGCCGCTTTCGACGTGGATATCAACAAGGTCGGCAAGGACCTCGGCGAAGCCATCTTCACCCCCATCAATAACACCATCAAATTCTCCGATGTGCCCAAGCTGGGAGTGACGGTCCAGCGAGGTCCGACCTTGGACGGTTTGGGGAAGTATTACCGCGAGGTCGTGACCGAAGCCCCCGGGAAACCCGTGGACGTGGCCCAGGTCCTGAAGGACACCCGGACGGACGTGCTCATCAATTACCTGCCGGTGGGCAGTGAGGAAGCCACCAAGTTCTACATGGCCGAGGCCCTGAAAGCGGGGGTCGGTGTGGTCAATTGCATGCCGGTCTTCATCGCCTCCAACCCGGGCTGGGCCAAGAAGTTCGAGCAGGCAGGCCTGCCGATCCTGGGGGACGACATCAAGGCCCAGGTGGGGGCCACCATCATCCACCGGGTCCTGGCCAAGCTCTTCTCGGACCGGGGCGTGACGCTCGATCACACCTCCCAGCTCAATTTCGGCGGCAATATGGACTTCAAGAACATGCTGGAACGGGAGCGGCTGGAGTCCAAGAAGATCTCCAAGACCGGTTCGGTCGTGAGCCAGTTGTCCCACCCCATCGACCCCAAGGACATCTATATCGGCCCCTCCGATTACGTGCCCTGGTTGAACGACCGCAAGTGGGCCCATATCCGGCTCGAGGGCCGGGAGTTCGGGAATATCCCGGTCTCGGTCGAGCTGAAGCTGGAGGTCTGGGATTCGCCCAACAGCGCCGGCGTGGCCATCGACGCCATCCGCTGCTGCAAGCTGGCGCTCGATTCCAAATTGGCCGGTGCCCAGGAAGGTCCGTCCTCTTATTTCTTCAAGACCCCGCCTGTTCAATATTCCGATGCCGAGGCCTATGAGTTGGTGGAACAGTTCATCGCCAAGTACGCCAAGCCGGGAGTTCCGGTCAAGACGATTTGA
- a CDS encoding amidohydrolase family protein encodes MLQVHTAIENVTLYDGVKDKPLSRATLLVSGEKLEYVGLHSKAPAYEARTAVDGQGLFVLPGLIDLHVHGLVDETTLESFLRNGVTTVRDLASDLFEGMAWKARERSGLIASPRLYISGPVLTCPQGYPENVWGPKVSAPVQGRYQSQDKVKRIVGMGVDVVKIGMEHELGPVLSETEVVSIVKAAKELSKRVTAHITNEQDFEVCLKSGVGELAHIPARPVSDDLWKEAVRKKVLILPTIHAHAGWAEEWKRKADHPFGQFCQHGFKAGHHQCQKNLERFLELGGKVAYGTDAGNPHMPFGVSTKEWRDLQSTGITPSQCLKMATSEAAKVLGEEERLGSLEKGKFADLALYQHDPLKDPQNFRTLKMVYKGGRAYAPGDLEFPQPFDLDFWIRQWDRTKFEPGWQEAFGGK; translated from the coding sequence ATGCTCCAAGTCCACACCGCCATCGAGAACGTCACCCTTTACGACGGGGTCAAGGACAAGCCCTTGTCCCGTGCGACCCTTCTCGTTTCCGGCGAAAAACTGGAATATGTAGGGCTTCATTCCAAGGCGCCCGCCTACGAGGCCCGGACCGCCGTGGATGGGCAGGGTCTTTTCGTCCTTCCGGGCCTCATCGACCTGCATGTCCACGGCCTGGTGGACGAGACCACCTTGGAAAGCTTCCTTCGAAACGGCGTCACCACCGTCCGGGACTTGGCCAGCGACCTCTTCGAGGGCATGGCCTGGAAGGCCCGGGAACGCTCCGGTCTCATCGCCTCGCCCCGGCTTTACATTTCCGGTCCTGTCCTGACCTGTCCGCAGGGTTATCCCGAGAACGTCTGGGGGCCCAAGGTCTCCGCCCCCGTGCAGGGCCGTTACCAATCCCAGGACAAGGTGAAGAGGATCGTCGGGATGGGCGTGGATGTGGTGAAGATCGGGATGGAACACGAGCTGGGGCCGGTCCTTTCCGAGACCGAGGTCGTTTCCATCGTGAAGGCGGCCAAGGAACTTTCCAAAAGGGTGACCGCCCATATCACCAACGAACAGGATTTCGAGGTCTGCCTCAAGTCGGGTGTGGGGGAATTGGCCCATATCCCCGCGCGCCCTGTCTCCGACGACCTTTGGAAGGAGGCGGTGAGGAAAAAGGTCCTCATCCTTCCCACCATCCATGCCCACGCGGGTTGGGCCGAGGAATGGAAGCGCAAGGCCGACCATCCCTTCGGCCAGTTCTGTCAGCACGGTTTCAAGGCCGGGCACCACCAGTGCCAAAAGAACCTGGAACGCTTCCTGGAACTGGGCGGCAAGGTGGCCTATGGGACCGACGCGGGCAATCCCCACATGCCTTTCGGCGTTTCCACCAAGGAATGGCGGGACCTGCAAAGCACGGGGATCACTCCCAGCCAATGCTTGAAGATGGCCACCTCGGAAGCGGCCAAGGTGCTGGGGGAGGAAGAACGGTTGGGGTCCCTTGAAAAGGGGAAGTTCGCGGACCTGGCCCTTTACCAGCACGATCCCCTCAAGGACCCTCAGAATTTCCGGACGCTGAAAATGGTGTATAAAGGGGGTCGGGCCTACGCGCCGGGAGACCTGGAATTCCCCCAGCCTTTCGACCTGGATTTTTGGATCCGGCAATGGGACCGGACCAAGTTCGAACCCGGATGGCAGGAAGCTTTTGGAGGAAAGTAG
- a CDS encoding S1/P1 nuclease: protein MGHETVALIAQDRITPRARQAIQEILERETLSFVSTWADRMAHDKPETAPWHYFNLDIRQPQTAYDMADACPNHDCVVEQIERDLSVLSNGNASLGEKREALKYLVHFVGDIHQPLHCADDQDRGGNDKWFRWHGPNGTAQRYKWVNLHSLWDDLLQPNRRPNPHFLARKLEKEITPQEERDWCKGKAEDWGWESFRIAQNDIYPGLPSGPLPDKNRWGRDLPEKFYSPTMKATAYRQLEKAGVRLAWLLNGIFK from the coding sequence GTGGGCCATGAGACCGTCGCCCTGATCGCCCAGGACCGGATCACGCCAAGGGCCCGGCAGGCCATTCAAGAGATATTGGAGCGGGAGACCCTTTCCTTCGTTTCCACCTGGGCCGACCGAATGGCCCACGACAAACCCGAAACGGCCCCGTGGCACTACTTCAACCTGGATATCCGCCAGCCGCAAACCGCCTATGACATGGCCGATGCCTGTCCCAACCACGATTGCGTGGTGGAACAGATCGAAAGGGACCTTTCGGTCCTTTCCAATGGGAATGCCTCCCTCGGGGAAAAAAGGGAAGCCCTGAAATACCTGGTGCATTTCGTGGGGGACATCCATCAACCCCTCCATTGCGCCGATGACCAGGACCGGGGCGGGAACGACAAGTGGTTCCGCTGGCATGGCCCCAATGGCACCGCCCAACGCTACAAATGGGTGAACCTTCACTCCTTGTGGGATGACTTGCTCCAACCGAACCGACGTCCTAATCCCCATTTCTTGGCCCGAAAACTGGAAAAAGAAATAACGCCCCAGGAAGAGCGGGATTGGTGTAAGGGCAAGGCGGAAGACTGGGGTTGGGAGAGTTTTCGCATCGCTCAAAACGATATTTACCCCGGCCTGCCCTCGGGGCCCTTGCCGGACAAGAACCGGTGGGGAAGGGACCTGCCGGAAAAGTTCTATTCCCCTACAATGAAGGCCACGGCCTACCGCCAATTGGAAAAGGCCGGGGTCCGTTTAGCCTGGCTGTTGAACGGCATCTTTAAATAA